The following coding sequences are from one Amphiprion ocellaris isolate individual 3 ecotype Okinawa chromosome 19, ASM2253959v1, whole genome shotgun sequence window:
- the sdr42e2 gene encoding putative short-chain dehydrogenase/reductase family 42E member 2: MELCGPNMSDSGASLYRLKQLPCHTVPLCRLQAGGHHMHDLPHLTHQPWVTHPAPAVASGPAVRHRVNGATAATCSNPECWTSRLGEEAALGRGVSRGKVVVTGGGGYFGFRLGRQLVGEGLSVVLLDMNKPPGEIPDGAVFYQSDIRDYSSLYKVCEGADCIFHTASYGMSGPEQLRKEQVESINVGGTNNVINVCKERSISRLVYTSTINVVFTGKPIEDGDEASVPYVPPDVHIDHYSRTKAIAEQTVLSANGCSLKAGGLLRTCVLRPCGIYGPGERRHLHRVMVNVERRLFSFRFGDPQARMNWVHVENLVLAHRLAAEALTLKKSCIASGQAYFINDGVSVNLFEWLTPLFEKLGHSRPMINLPVSLVYSAAILVEYLHVILRPVMEVPLLFTRSEVRNIAVSHTFKIEKARRELGYCPKPYSLADSVEQYLKSRQPPSKPAFCSLSWTSRRLVLVLLTGLSLVLLMFSCIVCQN; the protein is encoded by the exons ATGGAGCTGTGTGGTCCCAACATGAGTGACTCTGGAGCTTCTCTGTATCGGCTGAAGCAGCTTCCCTGTCACACCGTCCCCCTCTGCCGTCTGCAGGCCGGTGGCCACCACATGCATGACCTCCCCCACCTCACCCATCAGCCGTGGGTCACCCACCCGGCGCCGGCGGTGGCGTCCGGCCCGGCCGTCCGGCACCGGGTCAACGGGGCCACGGCGGCCACATGCAGCAACCCCGAGTGTTGGACCTCCAGACTCGGGGAAGAGGCGGCGCTGGGCCGGGGTGTCTCCAGGGGGAAGGTGGTGGTGACGGGGGGAGGCGGGTACTTTGGCTTCAGGCTGGGCAGACAGCTGGTGGGTGAGGGGCTGTCGGTGGTCCTGCTGGACATGAACAAACCTCCCGGTGAAATCCCTGACGGAGCCGTCTTCTACCAG aGCGACATTCGGGATTACTCTTCGCTCTATAAAGTGTGTGAAGGCGCCGACTGTATCTTCCACACGGCGTCTTACGGCATGTCCGGACCAGAACAG CTGAGGAAAGAGCAGGTGGAGTCGATCAACGTTGGAGGAACCAATAACGTCATAAAcg tgtgtAAGGAGAGGAGCATCTCCAGACTGGTCTACACCAGCACCATCAACGTGGTGTTTACAGGGAAACCCATCGAGGACGGCGACGAGGCCTCGGTGCCGTACGTTCCTCCTGATGTG CACATCGACCACTACTCCAGAACCAAAGCCATCGCAGAGCAGACGGTCCTCTCGGCCAACGGATGCTCCCTGAAAG CTGGAGGCCTCCTGAGGACTTGTGTCCTTCGACCTTGTGGTATCTACGGCCCAGGAGAGAGGAGACATCTCCACAGAGTGATG GTGAACGTTGAACGTCGGCTCTTCAGTTTCCGGTTCGGAGACCCTCAGGCCCGGATGAACTGGGTCCATGTGGAAAACCTGGTTCTGGCCCACAGGCTGGCAGCTGAAGCTCTGACGCTGAAGAAGAGCTGCATCGCT AGCGGACAGGCCTACTTCATCAACGACGGAGTTTCAGTCAATCTGTTTGAGTGGCTGACGCCTTTG TTTGAGAAGCTCGGCCACAGCAGACCGATGATAAATCTGCCCGTTTCACTCGTCTACTCAGCAG CCATCTTGGTGGAATATTTGCATGTTATTCTGAGACCGGTGATGGAAGTGCCTCTGCTTTTTACTAGAAGTGAG GTCAGGAACATCGCCGTGAGTCACACCTTTAAAATAGAAAAGGCCCGTCGGGAGCTGGGTTACTGTCCGAAGCCCTACAGCCTGGCGGACTCTGTGGAGCAGTACCTGAAGTCCAGACAGCCTCCATCCAAACCGGCTTTCTGCAGCCTCTCCTGGACCTCCAGACGCCTGGTTCTGGTGCTGCTGACGGGCCTCAGCCTGGTGCTACTGATGTTCTCCTGCATCGTCTGTCAGAACTGA